One Camelina sativa cultivar DH55 chromosome 3, Cs, whole genome shotgun sequence genomic window carries:
- the LOC104772993 gene encoding ribonuclease 3-like, protein MGVKGWAILKFLMFQSLFVSQSQEDFDFFYLVVQWPGAYCDTKRSCCYPTSGKPEADFGIHGLWPNYKDGSWPSNCDPDSQFGRSQIEDLLSRMKKNWPTLSCPSNEGFNFWEHEWEKHGTCSESVMDQHEYFENALKLKDKANLLQILTNSGINPDDEFYDLNKITNAIKDGIGFTPGLECNKDPERNAQLYQIYICVDTSGTEFIECPVLPRGRCPSKLQFAKF, encoded by the exons atgggagTAAAGGGTTGGGCTATCCTCAAGTTTCTAATGTTTCAAAGTCTTTTCGTTTCACAATCTCAAGAagactttgatttcttctacttGGTTGTTCAG tGGCCAGGAGCCTATTGTGATACAAAACGTTCTTGTTGCTATCCAACATCCGGTAAACCTGAGGCAGATTTCGGTATCCATGGTCTTTGGCCTAATTATAAAGATGGTTCATGGCCATCAAATTGCGATCCCGACAGCCAATTTGGCAGATCTCAG ATAGAAGACCTGCTAAGTAGAATGAAAAAGAATTGGCCAACACTATCGTGTCCGAGCAACGAAGGGTTCAACTTTTGGGAACACGAATGGGAGAAACACGGCACGTGCTCAGAATCAGTAATGGACCAGCACGAATACTTTGAGAATGCTCTTAAACTCAAAGACAAAgccaatctcctccaaatcctcactaactccg GAATTAATCCGGATGATGAATTCTACGATCTGAATAAGATCACCAACGCGATAAAGGATGGGATCGGATTTACGCCAGGACTCGAGTGTAACAAAGATCCGGAGCGTAATGCCCAGCTATATCAGATCTACATTTGTGTCGATACATCAGGAACTGAGTTTATCGAATGTCCAGTTTTGCCTAGAGGAAGATGTCCATCTAAACTCCAGTTTGCTAAGTTCTAA
- the LOC104772973 gene encoding (R)-mandelonitrile lyase-like yields MSTHKSSLRLATSSTYKPNKPFSSDKNFVSESEKLRLDMSHLVVLFIIYMLINLSLGLQMPYMTTDPKDIAGKSFDYIIVGGGTAGCSLAATLSEKYSVLVIERGGSPYGDPLVEERKNFGYSLLNTDEYSSVAQSFTSLDGIENYRGRVLGGSSAINGGFYSRASDEFVKKTGWDKDLVQDSYKWVESKVVFMPELTQWQCVVQFGFLEAGFYPYNGYSLEHTQGTKIGGSIYDQCGKRHTSADLLGFGKPSCTTVLLNATVKSIMFDGNKTRAVGVRFMKSDGSSSTTYKAHVAKHRGEVILTAGALGSPQILLLSGIGPEKHIRDFDIPVVVDLKQVGRKMSDNPGISLLVDRFSQNRTLEPPQVAAIAEGFKFILESEVLPTNITTTRISIAAKIAFPKSKGRLKLNSTDPRENPSVKFNYLENKEDLDACQEMVLHLQHVARSETVTFFLGTQSQDKLVAGDEELKSFCKENVRTYYHYHGGCVVGSVVDEDYKVNGVRRLRVVDGSTFEESPGTNPMATVLMLGRYQGIKILKEREAEEEEQQKYLSPQGSPQPQP; encoded by the exons ATGTCTACACACAAATCATCACTTAGACTCGCAACCTCTTCCACttataaaccaaataaaccctTTTCTTCAGACAAAAACTTTGTCTCTGAATCTGAAAAATTAAGATTAGACATGTCTCATCTTGTGGTTCTCTTTATCATCTACATGCTCATTAATCTGTCACTAG GACTGCAAATGCCTTACATGACGACAGATCCTAAAGATATAGCCGGCAAGTCATTCGATTACATCATTGTTGGAGGTGGAACTGCGGGATGTTCCTTAGCAGCGACTCTGTCTGAGAAATACTCTGTTCTGGTCATTGAACGCGGTGGCTCGCCTTATGGAGATCCATtagtagaagaaagaaagaactttGGGTACTCACTGCTAAATACAGATGAATACTCATCTGTTGCACAAAGTTTCACCTCTCTAGATGGAATCGAAAACTACAGAGGACGAGTTCTTGGAGGATCGAGCGCTATAAACGGCGGATTTTACAGCCGAGCTAGCGATGAGTTTGTAAAGAAAACTGGTTGGGACAAGGATCTGGTTCAAGATTCATATAAATGGGTTGAATCTAAGGTTGTCTTCATGCCTGAATTGACTCAGTGGCAATGTGTTGTGCAGTTCGGGTTTCTTGAAGCCGGGTTTTATCCGTATAACGGATATAGTTTGGAGCACACGCAAGGGACAAAGATCGGTGGAAGCATATATGATCAGTGTGGGAAAAGGCATACATCCGCAGATCTTTTGGGATTTGGTAAACCAAGTTGCACCACCGTTCTTCTAAACGCAACGGTAAAGAGCATAATGTTTGATGGTAATAAAACTCGCGCAGTTGGGGTTAGGTTTATGAAAAGTGATGGGAGCTCAAGTACGACCTACAAAGCACATGTTGCGAAGCATAGAGGCGAGGTTATACTCACGGCTGGAGCTTTAGGTAGTCCGCAGATTCTTCTCTTAAGCGGTATTGGACCAGAGAAGCATATAAGAGATTTTGACATTCCTGTAGTTGTCGATCTCAAACAAGTCGGAAGGAAAATGTCGGATAATCCAGGGATCTCTCTTCTTGTTGATAGATTCTCGCAAAACCGCACACTCGAGCCACCTCAAGTGGCAGCAATAGCAGAAGGTTTCAAATTCATACTCGAATCCGAGGTTCTTCCGACTAACATTACCACAACAAGAATCTCTATAGCAGCCAAGATCGCATTCCCTAAATCCAAAGGAAGGCTAAAGCTTAACAGCACAGACCCTAGGGAGAATCCTTCAGTGAAATTCAACTACTTAGAGAACAAGGAAGACCTTGACGCATGCCAAGAAATGGTTCTCCATCTTCAACATGTAGCAAGGTCAGAGACAGTGACGTTTTTCTTAGGAACACAGTCACAGGATAAGCTTGTGGCAGGTGATGAAGAGCTTAAGAGCTTCTGTAAAGAGAATGTGAGAACTTATTATCATTACCATGGCGGTTGCGTAGTGGGATCTGTGGTAGACGAGGATTATAAAGTTAATGGTGTGAGGCGGTTAAGGGTCGTTGATGGTTCAACGTTTGAAGAATCACCAGGAACTAACCCAATGGCTACAGTTCTAATGCTGGGAAGATATCAAGGAATCAAAATActcaaagaaagagaagcagaagaagaagaacaacaaaagtaTCTTAGCCCTCAAGGAAGCCCACAACCACAACCCTAA
- the LOC104773030 gene encoding uncharacterized protein LOC104773030 isoform X1 — MVSQIVSCLSQSSSLLCFSDSRRIILPKTYNRDGLSRFSPGFASRRLFTVNRRKWRAPCIFNSGKEPGGDGKLQGGSSEWPILQRWEVPWEWQTVSLTSFACALSFVLTGLTEMAVIPLLGIDAEKLSLDDKAEILFLDQGLTTAVVLAVIFTVAKTFEPLPEDILRYDLRQPFNLQKGWLVWGGIGLVGAVGAIALTGVALSLFRTEAPEREVDSLMKLLPLIGSSSISTLSLVGITGILAPLLEETVFRGFFMVSLTKWVPTPIAIIISSAAFALAHLTPGEFPQLFILGSVLGLSYAQTRNLITPMVIHGIWNSGVILLLTFLQIQGYDIKELLQAN, encoded by the exons ATGGTTTCACAGATAGTCTCTTGTTTATCTCAATCTTCGTCTCTTTTATGTTTCTCCGATTCACGGAGGATCATTCTGCCGAAGACTTATAACCGCGACGGTTTGAGCCGGTTTTCTCCGGGATTTGCTAGCCGCCGGTTATTTACGGTTAACCGGAGGAAATGGAGAGCCCCTTGCATTTTCAATTCTGGGAAAGAACCTGGAGGAGATGGAAAG ttacaAGGAGGTAGCTCAGAGTGGCCGATACTTCAGAGGTGGGAAGTTCCATGGGAATGGCAGACGGTTTCCTTAACTTCGTTCGCTTGTGCATTAAG TTTTGTTTTGACAGGATTAACCGAGATGGCAGTCATACCGCTTTTAGGAATTGATGCTGAGAAATTGAGTTTGGACGATAAGGCTGAAATTTTGTTCCTGGATCAAGG CTTAACAACTGCAGTGGTGCTTGCTGTCATATTCACTGTTGCCAAAACCTTCGAGCCACTTCCTGAAGATATTCTTCGCTATG ATTTGAGACAACCCTTCAACCTGCAAAAAGGATGGCTCGTGTGGGGTGGAATCGGTTTAGTTGGGGCTGTTGGTGCTATTGCGTTAACAGGTGTTGCTTTATCCTTGTTCAGAACAGAAGCACCCGAGAGGGAG GTAGACTCTTTGATGAAGCTTCTTCCATTAATTGGCTCCTCAAGCATCAG CACCTTAAGCTTAGTGGGCATAACTGGAATCCTTGCCCCACTTCTTGAGGAGACCGTCTTTCGTGGATTCTTCATGGTCTCTCTTACCAAATG GGTCCCAACCCCAATAGCAATTATCATCAGCTCAGCTGCGTTTGCCCTTGCTCATCTCACACCCGGTGAATTCCCACAGCTGTTTATTCTAG GAAGTGTTTTGGGATTATCATATGCACAAACCCGCAATCTCATTACCCCTATGGTCATACATGGTATTTGGAACTCAGGAGTTATTTTGCTACTCACTTTTCTTCAG ATCCAAGGGTATGACATTAAGGAACTATTGCAGGCAAACTAG
- the LOC104773019 gene encoding protein PHYTOCHROME KINASE SUBSTRATE 2-like codes for MFFRALAQFYWQICNLVPLMEPTGYTTRIEQVTHSFSNSFISSLFIFSNLNHLQENTNAKQKMATTLTSSSSTPNTSFDFMMNINNSSSLYGPFSSSSTSFSYLTSKEDALTQQNLMSGINPDVLGVNKKGSEDLEISVFGAEKYFNGDMDSDHSPRFVSPLPIPEVPVERIVVGPKQSSKNSSGTPSLLSESSWNSQSLLLQNKYMEKNNKNIKNNSSCNSYLQEEKDTSSNHKASNKKSFLANLGCRCVCSNWNSVDVVDDKRRSSTPKKIKTQSSFSGNLSSEMKIHKQQQEAMLEQRKSLEIFGSPLIEKRIIQKKFPWEYASSAKAEEHRNSVKFEEEEDGSVSDVSTDLFEIGSLTGKGKPFLARQGSSDPDSPNGYAPSEVSIQWSVVTASVADYSVMSECATSPVKKNRSFQIPRIPIMAKSNRETAPQRRKSSSGGLLLGCKSHKSVRVSGDSYTSMNRTPSYVPRFPVEANPTSVETRRRISSSSGSHTQSSFLYT; via the coding sequence atgttttttcgAGCATTAGCACAGTTCTACTGGCAAATATGCAATCTTGTCCCACTAATGGAACCTACAGGCTACACGACACGCATTGAACAAGTGACACATAGCTTCAGTAACTCCTTCATTTCGTCTCTATTTATATTCTCAAACCTAAATCATCTACAAGAAAATActaatgcaaaacaaaaaatggctACTACcttaacttcatcttcttcaactccaAACACATCTTTTGATTTCATGATGAACATCAATAACAGTAGCAGTCTCTATggtcctttctcttcttcttctacttctttttcttacttAACAAGCAAGGAAGATGCTCTCACTCAGCAGAACCTCATGAGCGGTATCAATCCAGATGTTCTTGGAGTTAACAAGAAAGgttctgaagatttggagatcagTGTGTTTGGTGCTGAGAAGTACTTTAATGGAGATATGGATTCCGACCACAGTCCTAGATTTGTGTCTCCTCTTCCAATCCCTGAAGTTCCAGTCGAGAGAATCGTAGTTGGTCCGAAGCAAAGCTCGAAGAATTCCTCGGGAACCCCGAGTCTTCTGTCTGAATCCAGCTGGAATAGCCAAAGCTTGTTGCTCCAGAACAAATATATggagaagaacaacaagaacatCAAGAACAACTCTAGCTGCAACAGTTACTTGCAGGAGGAGAAGGATACTAGTAGCAATCACAAGGCGAGTAATAAGAAGAGTTTTCTCGCTAATCTTGGCTGCAGATGTGTGTGTTCGAATTGGAATTCAGTGGATGTCGTCGACGACAAGAGAAGAAGCTCTACTCCGAAGAAGATCAAGACTCAGTCGAGTTTCTCTGGGAATTTAAGCTCAGAGATGAAGATTCATAAACAGCAACAAGAAGCAATGTTAGAGCAGAGGAAGTCTCTGGAAATATTTGGATCTCCTCTCATTGAGAAGAGAATCATTCAGAAGAAATTCCCATGGGAATATGCGAGCTCTGCTAAAGCTGAGGAACATAGAAACTCTGTcaagtttgaagaagaagaagatgggagtGTGAGTGATGTAAGTACAGATCTTTTTGAGATTGGGAGCTTAACAGGGAAGGGAAAGCCCTTTCTTGCAAGGCAAGGAAGCAGTGATCCAGACTCACCAAATGGTTATGCACCGAGTGAGGTAAGCATACAGTGGAGTGTAGTAACGGCAAGTGTAGCAGATTACTCTGTTATGTCTGAATGTGCAACGAGTCCTGTCAAAAAGAACCGGTCTTTTCAGATTCCTCGAATCCCTATCATGGCGAAATCAAACCGAGAAACCGCTCCTCAGAGACGGAAATCGAGCAGTGGTGGTTTATTATTGGGATGCAAGAGTCATAAATCTGTTAGAGTCTCTGGTGATTCGTACACAAGCATGAACAGAACACCGAGTTATGTTCCAAGATTCCCCGTAGAAGCTAATCCTACAAGCGTTGAAACAAGAAGGAGGATCAGCAGTAGTTCGGGTTCTCACACGCAATCGTCTTTTTTGTATACTTAA
- the LOC104772982 gene encoding ribonuclease 3-like, with translation MFQSLYLPQSQEDFDFFYFVVQWPGAYCDTNRSCCYPTSGKPAADFGIHGLWPNYNSSSWPSNCDPDSKFDRSQIEDLLSSMKKNWPTLSCPSNEGFKFWKHEWEKHGTCAESIEDLLSSMKNNWPTLSCPSNEGFKFWEHEWEKHGTCAESEMDQHEYFEIALKLKDKANLLQILANSGINPDDGFYDLKKITNAIKDGIGFAPGLQCNKDRKHNAQLYQIYICVDTSGTEFIECPVLPKGRCPSKLQFAKF, from the exons ATGTTTCAAAGTCTTTACCTTCCACAATCTCAAGAagactttgatttcttctactttGTTGTTCAG TGGCCAGGAGCCTATTGTGATACAAACCGTTCTTGTTGCTATCCAACATCCGGCAAACCTGCGGCAGATTTTGGCATCCACGGTCTTTGGCCTAATTATAACAGTAGTTCATGGCCATCAAATTGCGATCCCGACAGCAAATTTGACAGGTCTCAG ATAGAGGATCTGCTAAGTAGTATGAAAAAGAATTGGCCAACACTATCGTGTCCGAGCAACGAAGGGTTCAAGTTTTGGAAACACGAATGGGAGAAGCATGGCACGTGCGCAGAATCA ATAGAGGATCTGCTAAGtagtatgaaaaataattggCCAACACTATCGTGCCCGAGCAACGAAGGGTTCAAGTTTTGGGAACACGAATGGGAGAAGCATGGCACGTGCGCAGAATCAGAAATGGACCAACACGAATACTTTGAGATTGCTCTTAAACTCAAAGACAAAGCCAATCTACTCCAAATCCTCGCTAACTccg GAATTAATCCGGATGATGGATTCTACGATCTGAAAAAGATCACCAACGCGATAAAAGATGGGATTGGATTTGCACCAGGACTCCAATGCAACAAAGATCGGAAGCATAATGCCCAGCTATATCAGATCTACATTTGTGTTGATACATCAGGAACTGAGTTTATCGAATGTCCAGTTTTGCCTAAAGGAAGATGTCCATCTAAACTCCAGTTTGCTAAGTTCTAA
- the LOC104773030 gene encoding uncharacterized protein LOC104773030 isoform X2 produces MAVIPLLGIDAEKLSLDDKAEILFLDQGLTTAVVLAVIFTVAKTFEPLPEDILRYDLRQPFNLQKGWLVWGGIGLVGAVGAIALTGVALSLFRTEAPEREVDSLMKLLPLIGSSSISTLSLVGITGILAPLLEETVFRGFFMVSLTKWVPTPIAIIISSAAFALAHLTPGEFPQLFILGSVLGLSYAQTRNLITPMVIHGIWNSGVILLLTFLQIQGYDIKELLQAN; encoded by the exons ATGGCAGTCATACCGCTTTTAGGAATTGATGCTGAGAAATTGAGTTTGGACGATAAGGCTGAAATTTTGTTCCTGGATCAAGG CTTAACAACTGCAGTGGTGCTTGCTGTCATATTCACTGTTGCCAAAACCTTCGAGCCACTTCCTGAAGATATTCTTCGCTATG ATTTGAGACAACCCTTCAACCTGCAAAAAGGATGGCTCGTGTGGGGTGGAATCGGTTTAGTTGGGGCTGTTGGTGCTATTGCGTTAACAGGTGTTGCTTTATCCTTGTTCAGAACAGAAGCACCCGAGAGGGAG GTAGACTCTTTGATGAAGCTTCTTCCATTAATTGGCTCCTCAAGCATCAG CACCTTAAGCTTAGTGGGCATAACTGGAATCCTTGCCCCACTTCTTGAGGAGACCGTCTTTCGTGGATTCTTCATGGTCTCTCTTACCAAATG GGTCCCAACCCCAATAGCAATTATCATCAGCTCAGCTGCGTTTGCCCTTGCTCATCTCACACCCGGTGAATTCCCACAGCTGTTTATTCTAG GAAGTGTTTTGGGATTATCATATGCACAAACCCGCAATCTCATTACCCCTATGGTCATACATGGTATTTGGAACTCAGGAGTTATTTTGCTACTCACTTTTCTTCAG ATCCAAGGGTATGACATTAAGGAACTATTGCAGGCAAACTAG
- the LOC104772971 gene encoding E3 ubiquitin-protein ligase RDUF1-like, which translates to MSSENDFAEFESGSDGVSRFLPLILAITAKEAAEDADQPTTIHAHISMDPLTPSVVTIGFGPGLEDFLGGGGKEGRSPASKASVESMPRVVIGEDNKGKGSCAICLEEWSKGDVATEMPCKHRFHSKCVEEWLGMHATCPMCRYEMPVEQVRGGLVGDTPTLWIGFSVGGRRGEED; encoded by the coding sequence ATGTCTTCAGAGAACGATTTCGCTGAGTTCGAAAGTGGAAGCGATGGTGTCTCTCGTTTTTTACCGCTGATTTTAGCTATAACCGCCAAAGAAGCTGCTGAGGACGCTGATCAGCCGACGACGATACACGCGCATATCAGCATGGATCCGTTGACTCCGAGTGTGGTGACGATCGGATTTGGTCCTGGGCTCGAAGATTTCTTAGGCGGCGGTGGTAAAGAAGGGAGATCGCCGGCGTCGAAAGCTTCGGTTGAGAGtatgccacgtgtcgtcatcgGAGAAGATAATAAGGGGAAGGGTTCTTGCGCGATTTGCTTGGAGGAGTGGTCTAAAGGTGACGTGGCGACTGAGATGCCGTGTAAGCACAGGTTTCACTCCAAGTGCGTTGAGGAGTGGTTGGGGATGCACGCCACGTGTCCTATGTGTAGGTACGAGATGCCTGTTGAGCAAGTGCGTGGAGGACTGGTTGGGGATACACCAACCTTGTGGATTGGGTTCTCCGTCGGCGGGAGGAGAGGTGAAGAAGactga
- the LOC104772975 gene encoding uncharacterized protein LOC104772975, which yields MILRMRMGTSRMAALSSLPFRVSDFLGTRLKPCFLYPIRLTNMSVKPFVIEARGNARVESPKTRNMRSRKKFNGTQTKPRLSVFCSDKQLYAMLVDDFNKKCLFYASTLQKSIRGDPPCTVIEAAKRVGEELIKASIDLKINEISSYDRNGNARGERMQAFEIAIKQHGFLP from the exons ATGATTTTACGAATGAGAATGGGTACCTCTCGCATGGCTGCTTTGAGTTCTCTTCCGTTTAGAGTCTCTGACTTTCTCGGAACTCGTCTGAAACCTTGTTTCCTCTATCCAATTCGATTGACAA ATATGTCTGTAAAGCCGTTTGTGATTGAAGCAAGAGGGAATGCTCGAGTTGAGAGCCCAAAAACCAGGAACATGAGGAGCAGGAAGAAG TTTAATggaacacaaacaaaaccaagGCTTTCAGTATTCTGTTCAGATAAACAACTGTATGCTATGTTAGTGGATGACTTCAACAAAAAGTGTTTGTTCTACGCTAGTACATTGCAGAAGTCCATTCGTGGAGATCCTCCATGTACTGTCATT GAAGCAGCAAAACGGGTTGGAGAGGAGCTTATTAAGGCTTCTATTGACCTCAAGATAAACGAGATATCATCTTATGATCGAAATGGGAATGCTCGAGGCGAAAGAATGCAAGCCTTTGAAATTGCAATTAAGCAACACGGATTCTTGCCATAA
- the LOC104772974 gene encoding ribonuclease 3-like: protein MKHREQKHMRGIIIVSFLILQSLVASSSQTAPPDFNFFYWVNYWPGAICDSQKGCCPPPTKGNKSPEFMIHGLWPQFINGTWPAFCDQTNLFDISKISDLVSKMEKKWTEWGVWVCPSNETNLWEHEWNKHGTCVQTVFDQHSYFHTNLKFRQKINLLSILKQKEIKPNDGFYGLNEIKNAIKCVIGFAPGIECNEDVEGNKQLFQIYICLDNYAKEFVECPYVPDKSCTSKIKFPKSPEKYSFGEHLSVRASVSTT, encoded by the exons ATGAAACACAGAGAGCAGAAACACATGAGAGGAATCATCATCGTAAGCTTCTTGATTTTACAGAGTCTTGTCGCGTCGTCATCTCAAACAGCACCACCAGACTTCAATTTCTTCTACTGGGTCAACTAC TGGCCAGGAGCAATATGCGATAGCCAAAAAGGATGTTGTCCTCCTCCGACGAAAGGCAATAAGTCGCCGGAATTTATGATCCATGGACTCTGGCCTCAGTTCATCAATGGCACTTGGCCTGCCTTTTGCGACCAAACCAATCTCTTCGATATCTCCAAG ATATCAGATCTAGTAAGCAAAATGGAAAAGAAATGGACAGAGTGGGGAGTGTGGGTTTGTCCAAGTAACGAGACGAATCTGTGGGAACACGAGTGGAACAAGCATGGCACATGTGTCCAAACTGTCTTCGACCAACACTCTTACTTCCACACCAATCTCAAATTCAGACAAAAAATCAATCTCCTCAGCATCCTTAAACAAAAAG aaattaaaccaaatgatGGGTTTTACGGTTTAAATGAGATCAAGAACGCGATCAAGTGCGTGATCGGATTTGCACCAGGTATTGAATGCAACGAAGATGTAGAGGGGAATAAGCAGCTTTTCCAGATCTATATATGTCTTGATAATTACGCTAAAGAGTTTGTGGAATGCCCTTATGTTCCGGATAAATCATGTACTTCCAAAATCAAGTTTCCAAAGTCCCCGGAAAAATATTCTTTTGGTGAGCATCTAAGTGTGAGGGCTTCAGTTTCAACTACCTAG
- the LOC104773043 gene encoding uncharacterized protein LOC104773043, with protein MSNHMVQVPVLAEDSVIDIHDGVTTTTTEDSLISLAECRICQEDCAIENLESPCSCNGTLKYAHRKCVQRWCNEKGNTLCEICHQPYQSGYTSPPPPPLSEETTIDIGGGWRISGLDLNDPRLLAIAEAERQILEAEYDEYTASDTTGAAFFRSAALILMTLLLLRHALTIPDYSDGEDDPSSILSLFLLRTASFLLPCYIMASAISILHRRRQRQEAAALATRFALVLSSRQPRAVINYLSMEP; from the exons ATGAGTAATCACATGGTTCAAGTACCGGTTCTCGCGGAGGATAGTGTAATTGATATCCACGACGgagttactactactactacggAGGATTCACTGATTTCGTTGGCGGAGTGCCGTATTTGTCAGGAGGATTGTGCTATTGAGAATCTTGAGAGTCCTTGTTCTTGCAATGGTACCTTAAag TATGCTCACAGGAAATGTGTTCAGCGTTGGTGCAATGAAAAGGGAAACACTTTATGTGAGATCTGTCATCAG CCATACCAATCTGGATATACATCTCCACCACCTCCACCTCTGTCTGAAGAAACTACTATTGACATTGG tggAGGATGGAGAATCTCAGGTTTGGATTTAAACGATCCACGTCTCCTGGCAATCGCTGAAGCTGAACGCCAGATTTTAGAAGCAGAGTATGATGAATATACAGCTTCAGATACCACTGGAGCTGCATTTTTCCGCTCAGCTGCTCTAATA TTGATGACTCTTCTTCTATTGCGACATGCACTCACTATACCAGATTATtcagatggtgaagatgatcCTTCTTCAATACTTTCT CTTTTCTTACTCCGAACTGccagttttcttcttccttgctACATCATGGCATCAGCCATCAGTATCCTGCATCGGCGTAGACAAAGACAGGAAGCAGCAGCCTTGGCCACTCGGTTTGCACTGGTGCTTAGCTCGCGGCAACCTAGAGCCGTGATTAATTATTTGTCAATGGAGCCGTGA